A segment of the Streptomyces sp. P9-A2 genome:
GCCCGCGGGTACCACTGGTCGGCGCTGCGCACCAATGTGGCCAAGACGAGGGTCATGACCAGCTGGCTGCTGAACTCGATCGCCGGCGACGATTTCGTCCGGACCGGCTTCCAGGCCCGCCGGCCCGCCAAGCTGCGGGACTTCGAGTACACGGACGTCTATCTGACTCCGGAGCAGGTGCGGGCGCACGTCGAGGAGGCGGGCCTGCCCGTGCGGTGATCCGGCCCCCGTGGCCGCTCCGCCCTCCCTCGGGCCGTGCCCGGTGTTCCGGCCGGTGGGAGCCCCCCGGCGGGTCAGTGGTGGCACGTGCCATGCTTGCATCCTGATCAACGCGAGCTACGGGGAGGGTGCGGCGGCGTGAAGGCGGGGCTCTCGGTACGGACGCGGCTGCGGGACCGTCTGGCGGCGTCCGATCCCGGGATGCTGCGGATGACGGCCGGGCTGCGGATGGTGTGCTCGCTCGGACTGACGCTGGCCGTGCTCGCCGTGACGGGGGCCGGTGTCACCCAGCTGGTGGCGGGGGCGATGACCGCGGCGGTCACCAACTTCGCCATCCGGGAGAAGCGGCGCGGAGCCCAGGCCGTCACGCTCGCCCTCGGTCTGCCGGTGGCGCTGGTGTCCGTGTCGCTGGCCGCGGTGCTGAGCGAGCGGACCGTTGTCGGGGACCTCTTCTTCGTCGTCCTCATCTTCTGCGCGGTGTACGCCCGCCGGTCCGGCGACCGCGGGACCGGGCTCGGGCTGATCGGCTTCCAGGTCTATTTCGTGTCCCTGTTCATCGGCACGTCCGTCGACGGGCTGCCGGAGATCTGGGCCACCCTGGCCGTCGCGTTCGGATGCAGTGCCGTCATACGGTTCGCCGTCGTCCCGGTGACCCCGGCCGGGCTCCTCGCGCGGCTGCGGGAGGCCTTCCGTGCCCGGCTGGCGCAGCTCGTGACGGCGCAGCTGGTGCTGCTCGACGCCGACGGCGACGAGGTGGACAAGGCTCTGGCGGACGTCCGCGCGGGTACGGCCCGGCTGCACGAGACGGCCCTGATGATCCAGACCCGGCTGGAGCGGGGCACCCCCGACGTGTCGTCGGCACGGCTGGTGCAGCGCCGGATCGCGGACGCCGAGATCTCCGCCGAGCGGCTCGGCCTGCTGCTGCTCACCTCCCGCAGCGCCGAGCGCGCGGACACACTGACCCTGCACCTGCCGGGCGCGCCCGCCCCCGAGGCCGGCCGTATGCCCGCGCCCGACGAGGCCACCGCCGCGCTGCGCCGCGATCTGCTCGCCCTGCGCACCCAGATTCTGCACGCCGGGCCCGGCGTGCAGGGGACGTCGATCGCGCATGTGCGCAACCGGCTGCTCTCCTACCGGGACGAGGAGAACCTGCCGGCCTGCTCCCCGGCCGTCCAGGACGTGTTCCGGGCCATCGGCGAGGCGTCCCGCGCGGTGATGGGCCTGCGGATCGCCCTGGACGGTCCGCAGGACGAGTCGGACGACACCCCCGCGACGGCCAGGTCCCGGGAGGAGCTGGACGCCGAGGACGCCGCGATCGACGCCGTCGAGGAGGACGAGCCGGCCGAGGAGGCCAAGGGGCTGCGACGGCCCACCACCCGGGCCGCCGTCCAGGTCGCCGTGGGGTCGTCGCTGGCCATCGCCGGCGGTGAGCTGCTGCCCTCCCAGGGCTGGCACTGGGCGGTCCTGACCTGCTGGCTCGTCTTCATCAACACCGAGTCGACGGGCGAGATCCTGGTCAAGAGCTACCGGCGGCTGCTGGGGACGGCGCTCGGCGTCGTCGCCGGCATCGCACTGGCGGGGCTGGTAGGCGGGCACACCTGGACCGCGTTCGCCCTGATGCTGGTGCTGATCTTCGCGATGGCTTACACGGCGCCGCTCTCGTACACGCTGATGTCGTTCTTCGTGACCGCGATGGTGGGGCTGCTGTACACGCTGCTGCACACCTACAGCTGGGAGGTGCTGGTCCTGCGGGTGGCCGAGACCGCGCTGGGCGCCGCCTGCGGGGTGTTCGCCGCGTTCCTGGTGCTGCCGGTGCGTACGGACCGGCGGACGAACGAGCTGCTGGGTACCGTGCTGGCCCGGCTCACCGAGGTCACCGAGGCTGCCGTCGACCAGCTCAGCGGCGGGCCCGCCGCCGATCTGCTGGACCGGGCGCGGGAGCTGGACACGGCGCTGGGTGAACTGCGGGCCGCGACCAAGCCGCTCACCCATCCGGTCACCCCGCTGCGGGGCCGGC
Coding sequences within it:
- a CDS encoding FUSC family protein, with amino-acid sequence MLRMTAGLRMVCSLGLTLAVLAVTGAGVTQLVAGAMTAAVTNFAIREKRRGAQAVTLALGLPVALVSVSLAAVLSERTVVGDLFFVVLIFCAVYARRSGDRGTGLGLIGFQVYFVSLFIGTSVDGLPEIWATLAVAFGCSAVIRFAVVPVTPAGLLARLREAFRARLAQLVTAQLVLLDADGDEVDKALADVRAGTARLHETALMIQTRLERGTPDVSSARLVQRRIADAEISAERLGLLLLTSRSAERADTLTLHLPGAPAPEAGRMPAPDEATAALRRDLLALRTQILHAGPGVQGTSIAHVRNRLLSYRDEENLPACSPAVQDVFRAIGEASRAVMGLRIALDGPQDESDDTPATARSREELDAEDAAIDAVEEDEPAEEAKGLRRPTTRAAVQVAVGSSLAIAGGELLPSQGWHWAVLTCWLVFINTESTGEILVKSYRRLLGTALGVVAGIALAGLVGGHTWTAFALMLVLIFAMAYTAPLSYTLMSFFVTAMVGLLYTLLHTYSWEVLVLRVAETALGAACGVFAAFLVLPVRTDRRTNELLGTVLARLTEVTEAAVDQLSGGPAADLLDRARELDTALGELRAATKPLTHPVTPLRGRRDTVRYVVALLETCAYQARALAATAELLPAHPSIAADPRLRGATARTVRNIATIAARVAGEDTTAGIETGPSFASLLGGSDGDGASRYGRITGRVLRHLERLDEAVVGLARPLDVPLASDGRAVRTAGPEDGSDGPGRRG